Proteins co-encoded in one Arachis stenosperma cultivar V10309 chromosome 7, arast.V10309.gnm1.PFL2, whole genome shotgun sequence genomic window:
- the LOC130941810 gene encoding uncharacterized protein LOC130941810: MEEMNNRGEFVAKSSLRSAASFKSTLSGRSSPRNSPTFRRLNSSRTPRRDGRTSVGGALWLRSNRVLLWLLLITLWAYLGFFVQSRWAHSDKKEEFSGFGGRSHDIDSDAEQSQRRDLIATDNSISAMNETFRNEEWNDKSVNVALAKKEEGSAPSGRRTSSKKKSKRSARSSRGKARGRRKTKSEVENNDVEEQEAEIPNTNSTYGLLVGPFGSIEDRILEWSPEKRSGTCNRKGDFARLVWSRRFILIFHELSMTGAPLSMMELATELLSCGATVSAVVLSKKGGLMPELTRRRIKVLEDKADFSFKTAMKADLVIAGSAVCASWIEQYIEHFPAGASQVAWWIMENRREYFDRSKDVLNRVKMLVFLSESQSKQWQKWCEEESIKLRYHPELVPLSVNDELAFVAGLPSTLNTPSFSTEKMTEKRQLLRDLVRKEMGLTENDMLVISLSSINPGKGQLLLLESAISVIEEPRQLPDDKKMRKLNIREGLSTLARRRRIRKMLPPLKDGDAVLKGASKNSLSRKQVLSSNQGTMEQSLKVLIGSVGSKSNKADYVKGLLNFLQQHPNSSKSVLWTPATTRVASLYSAADVYVINAQGLGETFGRVTIEAMAFGLPVLGTDAGGTKEIVENNVTGLLHPIGHQGNQVLAQNLQFLLKNQLARKQMGIEGRKKVQSMYMKQHMYKKFVEVIVRCMRSK, from the exons ATGGAGGAAATGAACAATAGAGGGGAATTTGTAGCAAAGTCTTCATTAAGGTCAGCGGCAAGTTTTAAATCAACATTATCTGGAAGATCATCCCCGCGAAATTCCCCAACCTTTCGGCGGCTGAATTCCAGCCGGACACCAAGAAGGGATGGGAGGACTAGTGTAGGTGGTGCATTGTGGTTGCGGAGCAATCGTGTGCTCTTGTGGTTGCTTCTCATTACCCTCTGGGCTTACCTTGGATTTTTTGTTCAGTCCAGATGGGCTCATAGCGATAAGAAGGAGGAATTTTCAGGCTTTGGAGGCAGGTCACATGATATTGATTCAGATGCTGAGCAGAGTCAGCGTAGAGATTTGATTGCTACAGATAATTCCATATCTGCCATGAATGAGACATTTAGAAATGAAGAATGGAATGATAAATCAGTAAATGTAGCTTTGGCCAAGAAAGAAGAGGGTAGTGCTCCCTCTGGTCGTAGGACAAGCTCGAAGAAGAAGAGCAAACGATCAGCACGATCTTCAAGAGGTAAAGCTCGAGgtaggagaaaaacaaaatcAGAAGTTGAGAATAACGATGTAGAAGAGCAGGAAGCAGAAATTCCCAACACAAACAGTACATATGGATTGCTTGTTGGTCCATTTGGCTCAATAGAGGATAGGATCCTAGAATGGAGTCCTGAGAAGAGATCTGGGACATGTAACAGGAAGGGGGACTTTGCACGTCTTGTTTGGTCCAGAAGATTCATCTTGATATTCCATGAGCTTTCCATGACTGGAGCACCACTTTCAATGATGGAGTTGGCAACAGAACTTCTGAGCTGTGGAGCCACTGTTTCAGCAGTTGTGCTTAGCAAGAAGGGTGGTTTGATGCCAGAACTTACCAGAAGACGAATCAAGGTGCTTGAGGACAAAGCGGATTTCAGCTTCAAAACTGCAATGAAGGCTGATCTTGTCATTGCTGGATCAGCTGTGTGCGCATCATGGATTG AACAATATATTGAGCATTTTCCTGCCGGTGCAAGCCAAGTTGCCTGGTGGATTATGGAAAATCGACGAGAGTACTTTGATCGCTCAAAAGATGTCTTGAACAGAGTAAAGATGTTGGTTTTCCTTTCTGAATCACAATCTAAACAATGGCAAAAGTGGTGTGAAGAAGAAAGCATAAAGCTTAGATACCACCCTGAACTAGTTCCATTATCTGTTAATGATGAACTGGCATTTGTAGCTGGCCTTCCTTCTACACTGAACACTCCTTCATTCAGTACTGAGAAGATGACTGAAAAAAGGCAGCTTTTGCGAGATTTAGTCCGAAAAGAAATGGGCTTGACTGAAAATGATATGCTTGTGATATCTCTAAGTAGCATCAACCCTGGGAAGGGCCAGCTATTACTTCTTGAATCAGCAATCTCTGTAATAGAGGAACCGAGACAATTGCCAGATGATAAGAAGATGAGAAAACTGAATATAAGAGAAGGCCTATCAACCCTGGCTCGAAGACGTCGTATCAGAAAAATGTTACCGCCGTTGAAGGATGGCGATGCGGTTCTGAAAGGTGCCTCCAAAAATTCTTTAAGCAG AAAACAGGTTTTGTCCAGCAACCAAGGAACAATGGAACAATCTCTCAAAGTTCTTATTGGTTCTGTTGGATCCAAGAGTAACAAGGCTGATTATGTTAAAggtcttttaaatttcttacaACAGCATCCGAACTCCTCCAAATCAGTTTTATGGACTCCAGCCACAACCCGGGTTGCTTCGCTTTACTCTGCTGCTGATGTTTATGTCATAAACGCTCAG GGCCTGGGAGAAACATTTGGACGCGTGACTATAGAAGCGATGGCTTTTGGGCTTCCG GTTCTGGGAACAGATGCTGGGGGAACAAAGGAGATCGTCGAGAACAATGTTACAGGCCTTCTTCATCCCATTGGACACCAAGGGAATCAAGTCCTTGCACAGAATCTCCAGTTTTTACTCAAAAACCAGTTGGCAAGGAAGCAAATGGGGATAGAAGGAAGAAAGAAGGTGCAGAGCATGTATATGAAGCAGCACATGTATAAGAAATTTGTAGAGGTTATTGTGCGGTGCATGAGAAGCAAGTAA